A region of Caldicoprobacter guelmensis DNA encodes the following proteins:
- the spoIIAA gene encoding anti-sigma F factor antagonist translates to MQILSRKHKHTLIIKMEGELDHHTADTVRERLDNMLEDPSIRHVVFDLSQLKFMDSSGIGVFIGRYKVVSQRGGTVSVAHVTPQINKVLEVSGLYRIIKRYNSIEEALASIGGCDE, encoded by the coding sequence TTGCAGATTCTAAGCCGCAAGCACAAACACACGCTTATAATTAAAATGGAGGGGGAACTGGACCATCATACTGCCGATACGGTGCGTGAACGGCTGGACAATATGCTTGAGGACCCAAGTATAAGGCATGTGGTATTTGATTTGAGCCAGCTAAAGTTCATGGATAGTTCAGGCATTGGGGTGTTTATAGGAAGATACAAGGTGGTTTCACAGCGAGGCGGTACGGTTTCTGTGGCTCATGTTACACCCCAGATCAATAAAGTATTGGAGGTATCTGGCCTTTACAGGATAATAAAGAGGTACAATAGCATCGAAGAGGCGCTGGCCAGTATAGGGGGGTGTGATGAATAG
- the spoIIAB gene encoding anti-sigma F factor, producing MEAINEMRLEFPSKSQNESFARVTVAAFAAQLDPTLEEIADIKTAVSEAVTNAIIHGYENTIGIVTVIARLYEGKIEIEVIDKGKGIEDIEKARQPLYTSKPELERSGMGFTVMETFMDEVEVTSSPGQGTRVKLVKYLKSTGRELGRE from the coding sequence GTGGAGGCCATAAACGAGATGCGGTTGGAGTTTCCAAGCAAGTCGCAGAATGAATCCTTTGCCAGAGTTACAGTAGCTGCCTTTGCCGCTCAGCTTGATCCCACCTTAGAGGAGATTGCCGACATAAAAACTGCCGTATCTGAAGCTGTTACCAATGCCATCATTCATGGCTACGAGAATACCATAGGGATTGTGACTGTTATAGCAAGGCTCTATGAAGGGAAAATCGAGATTGAAGTCATAGACAAGGGCAAAGGAATAGAGGACATTGAAAAGGCTAGGCAACCCCTTTATACGTCAAAGCCTGAGCTAGAACGCTCGGGGATGGGGTTTACTGTTATGGAGACTTTTATGGACGAGGTAGAGGTGACCTCTAGCCCAGGCCAGGGTACGCGGGTAAAACTGGTAAAGTACTTGAAGAGTACTGGTAGAGAACTGGGGCGAGAATGA
- the sigF gene encoding RNA polymerase sporulation sigma factor SigF — translation MDTFESFDREKGNENEILDLIVKAQGGDEQAKEELVKRNIALVKSIVKRFLNRGYEYEDLFQIGVIGLIKAINNYDPKFNVQFSTYAVPMIMGEIKRFLRDDGPIKVSRSLKELASKVQAVKEQLESRMCREPTIHEVAREMGISPEELVHAMEANRMPSSIYDIIYEDDDNPILLIDKIHQDTNQMGKLIDRIMLKEMLAKLDRRERAIIVMRYFQDRTQSDIANELGISQVQVSRIEKKVLLKMREML, via the coding sequence ATGGATACCTTTGAGTCCTTTGACCGGGAAAAGGGAAATGAAAACGAAATACTGGATCTGATAGTTAAGGCTCAAGGCGGGGATGAACAGGCAAAAGAGGAGCTTGTAAAGAGGAATATAGCTCTGGTGAAAAGCATCGTAAAGCGGTTTTTAAATAGGGGCTATGAATACGAGGACCTGTTTCAGATAGGGGTCATCGGGCTTATAAAGGCAATAAACAACTATGACCCAAAGTTCAACGTACAGTTTTCAACTTATGCTGTTCCCATGATAATGGGAGAGATTAAGCGCTTTTTAAGGGACGATGGCCCCATAAAGGTGAGCAGGTCATTAAAAGAGCTGGCTAGCAAAGTTCAGGCGGTCAAGGAGCAACTGGAGAGCAGGATGTGCCGAGAGCCCACCATCCATGAAGTTGCAAGGGAAATGGGCATTTCGCCGGAAGAGTTAGTCCACGCCATGGAAGCAAATCGTATGCCTTCATCCATATACGATATCATATATGAAGATGATGACAATCCTATACTCCTCATAGATAAGATTCATCAAGATACCAATCAAATGGGTAAGCTTATAGATCGTATCATGTTGAAGGAAATGCTAGCAAAGCTGGACAGAAGGGAAAGAGCCATCATAGTAATGCGTTATTTCCAGGATAGAACCCAAAGCGACATTGCCAACGAACTGGGCATATCGCAGGTACAGGTTTCAAGGATAGAAAAAAAGGTGCTTCTGAAGATGAGGGAGATGTTATGA
- a CDS encoding stage V sporulation protein AA, which produces MRAFMEPVNGNSSVFFQFKPNIVKKTGEPVYLTDVIEIFCPQGVKESIDDMIVVPADQNKDHVITAIEVIRLISEKAGISDIRVIGDGKALIEYKEPQSSKVIVGLLKAVLTALLLMIGSALAIMYFHADVNMHQVHSTLHYIITGEKSARPLLISIPYSIGIGIGIAVFFDVFSIRRKRHRPGPLELEVYTYEKEFYSYRKDEEEKEEG; this is translated from the coding sequence GTGAGAGCGTTTATGGAACCGGTGAATGGAAACAGCTCTGTTTTTTTTCAATTTAAGCCAAATATCGTGAAAAAAACGGGAGAGCCTGTATACCTTACCGACGTGATAGAAATCTTTTGCCCTCAAGGTGTAAAGGAGAGCATAGACGATATGATTGTGGTACCGGCAGACCAAAATAAAGACCATGTTATAACCGCCATTGAAGTGATAAGGCTTATAAGCGAGAAGGCAGGGATTTCTGATATACGCGTAATAGGTGATGGAAAAGCGCTTATAGAGTACAAAGAACCACAATCCTCAAAAGTTATAGTTGGATTGCTCAAAGCTGTGCTGACGGCTTTGTTGCTTATGATTGGCTCGGCTCTTGCCATAATGTACTTTCATGCCGACGTTAACATGCATCAGGTGCACAGTACTTTGCATTACATCATTACTGGCGAGAAGAGTGCTCGACCGCTTTTAATAAGTATTCCTTATTCTATAGGTATAGGCATAGGGATAGCTGTATTCTTTGATGTTTTTTCTATAAGGCGAAAGAGGCACAGGCCGGGCCCTCTAGAATTAGAGGTGTACACCTATGAAAAGGAGTTTTACTCCTATAGAAAGGACGAGGAGGAGAAAGAGGAAGGTTGA
- a CDS encoding stage V sporulation protein AB: MKWETILFEVLVGLVGGLVVGGGISMLFIVLGIAPRLVFLSGQKKRTFLVKLPILAGAFLSSIVDMLNLKLPVGRFVLPFIAVFMGIFVGMLASALAEVLDVVYIVASYAGIIKYVYILIFAIIIGKIVGSLIYWLIPGFY; the protein is encoded by the coding sequence TTGAAGTGGGAAACGATATTGTTCGAGGTATTGGTAGGACTGGTTGGTGGGTTGGTGGTAGGCGGAGGCATATCAATGCTCTTTATAGTTTTGGGTATTGCACCCAGGCTTGTCTTTTTAAGCGGTCAGAAAAAACGCACGTTTCTCGTTAAATTGCCAATTTTGGCGGGGGCTTTTTTGTCCTCGATTGTGGATATGCTAAACCTAAAATTGCCTGTAGGTAGATTTGTGCTTCCCTTTATAGCTGTATTTATGGGCATATTTGTTGGGATGCTGGCCTCAGCGTTGGCTGAGGTATTGGATGTTGTATATATAGTCGCGAGTTATGCCGGCATAATAAAGTATGTATATATACTGATTTTTGCCATAATAATAGGCAAAATAGTAGGCTCTCTTATTTACTGGCTAATACCGGGTTTTTATTAA
- the spoVAC gene encoding stage V sporulation protein AC, translating into MDVKQQKLNKEYQIYVERKMPKSNLLRDCILAFIVGGIICTIGQAVNNLGKGYFNLNTEEASAFTAIVMIFLGALLTGLGVYDDIGKYGGAGSVVPITGFANSIVSPAMEFKKEGYVFGVGSKLFSIAGPVLVYGISASVLIGLIYFFVK; encoded by the coding sequence GTGGACGTCAAACAGCAGAAGCTAAACAAGGAATATCAGATATATGTTGAGCGCAAGATGCCCAAATCGAATCTATTGAGGGACTGTATATTGGCATTTATAGTGGGGGGCATCATATGTACCATCGGACAGGCTGTAAATAATTTGGGAAAGGGTTATTTTAACTTGAATACAGAAGAAGCGTCGGCTTTTACGGCAATTGTTATGATCTTTCTAGGAGCTCTGCTTACTGGTTTGGGTGTGTATGACGATATAGGAAAATACGGTGGAGCCGGATCAGTAGTACCCATCACCGGATTTGCCAACTCTATAGTGTCCCCTGCCATGGAATTTAAAAAGGAAGGTTATGTATTTGGAGTGGGTTCTAAGCTGTTTTCTATAGCTGGCCCTGTCCTTGTATACGGCATAAGTGCATCAGTGCTGATAGGGCTAATATACTTTTTTGTGAAGTGA
- the spoVAD gene encoding stage V sporulation protein AD encodes MAKHRLGGQTIELENPPCILSRATIVGKKEGEGPLGEYFDVVLEDNMWGEKTWEKAERRMYLEAAQMAISRAGKQPQDINYLFGGDLLNQIITANFAARTLGIPFFGLYGACSTLTESLSLGAMLVSAGYADLVLCVTSSHFCTAERQYRFPLEMGTQRPPTAQWTVTGAGAFLLSNDTKPPYITHVTTGKVIDYGITDANNMGAAMAPAAAATIKAHFEDTGQGPEAYDLIVTGDLGWFGRELTIDLLKKEGYDISDRFIDCGCEIYSKEQDVHAGGSGCGCSAVVFGAYILRKMEEGVYRRILLLSTGALLSTTSSQQGESIPGIAHAVTIDMNRG; translated from the coding sequence ATGGCTAAGCATCGATTGGGTGGACAAACCATAGAGCTTGAAAATCCTCCCTGCATTCTTTCTAGGGCTACAATAGTAGGGAAAAAAGAGGGGGAGGGCCCTTTGGGCGAATACTTCGATGTGGTTTTGGAGGATAATATGTGGGGGGAGAAGACCTGGGAAAAGGCAGAACGCCGCATGTACCTAGAAGCTGCACAAATGGCTATTAGTAGAGCCGGAAAACAGCCACAGGATATAAACTATCTATTCGGCGGCGACCTGCTCAACCAGATCATAACTGCAAACTTTGCAGCCAGGACATTAGGAATACCGTTTTTTGGGCTTTATGGCGCTTGCTCAACCCTTACTGAATCCTTGTCTTTGGGAGCAATGCTTGTCAGTGCAGGATATGCTGACCTTGTACTGTGTGTGACTTCCAGCCATTTTTGTACCGCAGAGAGGCAGTACAGGTTTCCGCTGGAGATGGGAACTCAACGTCCACCTACCGCACAGTGGACCGTGACGGGTGCAGGCGCATTTTTGCTCTCTAACGATACAAAACCCCCCTATATTACTCATGTAACCACTGGTAAGGTTATAGATTATGGAATAACGGATGCCAACAACATGGGGGCTGCTATGGCTCCGGCAGCGGCAGCCACCATAAAAGCCCATTTTGAAGATACAGGGCAGGGGCCTGAGGCATACGACCTCATTGTAACAGGTGACTTGGGCTGGTTTGGAAGGGAGCTTACCATTGACCTTTTGAAAAAAGAAGGTTATGACATAAGCGACCGATTTATTGATTGCGGTTGCGAGATATACAGCAAGGAGCAGGATGTGCACGCGGGAGGTAGTGGATGCGGATGCTCTGCGGTGGTGTTTGGCGCTTATATATTGAGGAAAATGGAAGAGGGCGTATACAGACGGATTTTGCTTCTCTCAACTGGTGCCCTTCTCAGCACCACCAGCAGCCAGCAAGGCGAGTCCATACCCGGCATCGCACATGCCGTAACTATTGATATGAATAGGGGATGA
- the spoVAE gene encoding stage V sporulation protein AE yields MEYLRAFIVGGLICVIGQILIDKTRLTPARILVCFVTAGVILTAVGVYEPIVKFGGAGATVPLPGFGYTLAKGAMKGVDELGALGAFVGGVRAAAGGITAAVVFGYLAAVLFNPRMKR; encoded by the coding sequence ATGGAGTATTTGAGGGCTTTTATAGTTGGTGGATTGATATGCGTCATTGGACAGATACTCATCGATAAGACCAGATTGACGCCGGCCAGAATTCTGGTGTGTTTTGTAACGGCAGGTGTCATATTGACGGCTGTAGGCGTATACGAACCTATCGTGAAGTTTGGCGGTGCGGGAGCCACAGTTCCCTTGCCAGGATTTGGCTATACCCTGGCCAAGGGCGCCATGAAAGGAGTAGATGAATTGGGGGCCCTGGGCGCCTTTGTGGGAGGTGTAAGAGCGGCTGCAGGTGGGATTACCGCTGCGGTGGTATTTGGCTATCTAGCGGCTGTACTGTTCAATCCTCGAATGAAGAGATAA